Proteins encoded together in one Coffea arabica cultivar ET-39 chromosome 2c, Coffea Arabica ET-39 HiFi, whole genome shotgun sequence window:
- the LOC113727276 gene encoding uncharacterized protein produces the protein MLFLKPWSKEMDITEELETVPIWIRFPGLKLHYYTKKSLSKLASFVDKLLYTDKMTATQERISYARVSVELKMDHKLPDCVPYINEFGLAQSQPVEYEWLPPWCKECTKFGHIIKFCPNKPELKSVWVPKAKGPEQSTTSSTVQPSLGPEDEEVTHDESPIVSRPPAEPTVNACGDASMEPIEPIVPPLDDFPPLPRNGPSTSTANKFKLLADVGEMTEEVSNSGGNKEKKKIDQPLPLKRSSQIQNQVKEQRRKGGGASVWSCVLRKCKIKRDPKG, from the coding sequence ATGCTGTTCTTAAAGCCGTGGTCTAAGGAAATGGATATTACTGAGGAATTGGAGACTGTGCCCATCTGGATTCGATTTCCTGGGCTTAAGCTGCACTACTACACTAAGAAAAGTTTGAGTAAGCTAGCCAGTTTTGTGGATAAGCTGCTATACACTGACAAGATGACTGCTACGCAGGAAAGAATTTCTTATGCCAGAGTGAGTGTTGAGCTAAAAATGGACCATAAATTGCCCGATTGCGTCCCTTACATAAATGAGTTTGGGTTGGCTCAATCACAACCAGTTGAATATGAATGGTTGCCTCCTTGGTGTAAGGAATGCACTAAGTTTGGTCATATCATAAAATTTTGTCCAAACAAACCTGAACTAAAGTCCGTCTGGGTTCCTAAGGCCAAAGGACCAGAGCAGAGCACTACATCCTCTACTGTTCAGCCAAGCCTAGGACCTGAAGATGAGGAAGTGACCCATGATGAGAGTCCTATTGTTTCCAGGCCACCTGCTGAGCCTACTGTAAATGCTTGCGGTGATGCTTCTATGGAGCCCATTGAGCCTATTGTGCCTCCTCTAGATGATTTTCCACCTCTTCCCCGGAATGGTCCATCCACTTCTACAGCTAATAAATTCAAGCTTCTTGCTGATGTGGGGGAGATGACTGAGGAAGTGTCAAATAGTGGTGGcaataaagagaaaaagaagatagACCAACCTCTACCGTTGAAAAGATCATCTCAAATTCAAAACCAGGTGAAGGAGCAAAGAAGGAAAGGAGGTGGAG